AGATCTTGCACATATGCACAAAGATTTCATATCAAGAACAAATATTAATTTTGAGTCGCTCATCTAGCACCTGGACAACCCACTTAAATATGCCAAACACAAAAGCACTTCTTTGATAGTTGATGGATAAACAGAACCAAGAGCAATCCTCACACGTCTAAATCACACTAGCAGCAGTGTCACCAAAGTACTGGTGAAATATCTGAGGATGGGCTTGGTTAAACTGTCTGAGGAGTTTCTTCCTCTCCTTGGTTGACATATTGGGATCCAGGTGGATGTTGTCCAAGAGGTTCCAAAGCTCTTCTTTTGTGGTCTTCTTTGTAGAATCAGTGTAAGTCCTGCTGCTGATCTGCTGACTGAAAGGTCTGCCTGGAAGAGAAAGGGAGGAGGGCTGAACTTgccaaaagagccccagcacaaaaacagcttcatggaagtgacattttacagttctacaattttataagtGCTATCACCGATttgggggaaaaacacacacaatctgaggccgacatcggcGAGACATATGCGTGCTATCTGGGTTAATATTAACTTATGCTAACGATAATGCTAACTTATGCtagtgctaggctaatgttaacgcttagctaatgttaatgcagggttaatgttaatgcagggttaatgttaatgctaacttatgctaatgttaaaactagctaatgctaacatacgttaatgttaatgctagctaatgctaatctaTGCTAAAATAATGTTGTTTTGAGCGAGCGGGTTgtaaaatagatggatggatgttctgAATTTGCTTTCGGGGGTCAGGACCTGCATgctcacttgcatttttttcaggaaatgcaaaaattctcAATTTCAATTGGGAAAGGTCATAATGGTCAAAAATGGTGGGTCATGAATGATTAAATGATCACAGAATACAAAAGAATAAATGTTCGTTATCTACCAGGAGTCCTTTGGAGGCGTATCAGGCAATGCAAGCAGGGAGAAATTCTTTGATTTATGGGTCAATGACGTTTAAGGATTTTACCGcattatatttcataaaatgggcatcatcgGGTAAgatttgcatgaatattatgatggaaataaaaatacaaatactttgACACCTTATACAGGACaataatataactaaaatagggcagaaaataagtttgaatagatttagagtaatGCTGTTGGACATAtttaggtgtcatgtcataaatccatatacagtatatttatttttctttttattgtacAGCATATGTTTACCTGCCACATCAGGTTGTTTCCCTTGAACAAGGCTGGCCAGCTTTTCACTTACTTCTTTATGCAAAGCACCAGGAATCTGAAACAAAGTCAAACAAGGGAAacacttttaattattattattattattattattattttttaattaatcaataaaaactgtCTTGAAAACACAATTCCGTTAACAAACTGCAgcgttaattttgacagcaaattttgatttagtttcagtcatagtcttttgacaaaaatgtaacaCTTTTAGTCAAAATGCAGTCATCACGACTATTTCAGTTAAGATTTTAGTCGGCTAAACTTGGTACAGATATAGTTGActgaaatataaagcataagagtttatgtatttttaaaaagattcagTTAatatttatcaacctgatattagATGGTTTTAATGTTTGCAAATACACAAAGATTTTGATCAATTTGATCAACGTGTAAGAACACGTGGTGGCATTAATCCTGATTGGATTTCGTGCAATGTGACATAATtatagtttcatttttattagtaaatcaaaatatcaattagGATTCAAggattttattgtcatttccgCACAAAAGATTTGACAGCAAAGCTACTGACTGCTAGTTTgtgttcacatgtatttatttatttttttaattagtcataatgtagttattgtcacttaatgTTTTCTGTGGCACTTTTTAATTATGCACAAAAAAGCACGTTGAATTGCATTGTGTAGTAAATGCACTATACATATAAATCTGCCTGAAAACATTTGTGCAAGTTGACGAAAACTATGATAAAAAATTTTACTCTGCAAAATCAACATTGAAATCATAAAGAGTTCCGTTTATTATATTTACCTTGGCATATGATAATGTGGTGACAAAAGTAAAGagactaaataataataaaaacaaaatattcccAGAGTGAGGCTGTAGAGAGTGTTTGACTTGAGAAATGCAACAATTTACCacaggtgtaaaaagtactgatatatcatagtcaagtagaagtacagtaCTGTTACTTgtcctcaagtacaagtaagtcatacataaaacattcaagcacaagtaaaaagtggctcaattaaatagtattcaaatgtaaaagttactagttactttcactccccaatgtttatttttggtaataaatgttgccacAGTTTGCTTGCtgacagtaaatatctcatgtataaatttaaaatgCAAAAGATGATAGGAACTATATCTATTTttcacaaagacatctgtataaaataaaaggttagtcaaaatgtaaaataaaataaaaataaataatggttgGTTGTAGAAATAAAaccaattactttacttcttttaaaacatacttaagcacaagtaaaaatactgatttaaaataagaacccataaaagcaactcaattacagcaacGTGAGTACTTACAGTATAATAATGTTTTCACCTTTAGAATTTacagcatttttttgttttcataactATTAATTAGAACCAGTAATGATTTACTGGAAACTTTAGCTCAATGGGCGTTTCCGTCTGTAATTTGGCTGCATTTCTGTACCTTAAATATTTCTGTGATGTTGCTCAGCATGAAGACCAGCAGCAGGTCCTCACTCTGCTTAGAAAGAACCTTGCTGTGCAGGATTGCCCTTGAAAAAGCTCTGTTCACCACCAGTCTGTTCTCTACCTGTGGGTTAGACGGCTCATGTGACTAAAACCTCGAGGAAATCCACAAACACGACTTTGGCTTGAGTGACactaaatacagtatgtgttctTGTGAGTTTTAAACATGGTGTATGATTTAGTCGCCAGCCTGTACCTCCTGATCCACCTTCATTTCCTTTGGGTCAGCAGCCAGAGACATGAACCGAAGCAGCCTGCGCAGCTCCTCTCTGTAGCTGTGTGGCAGCAGCTTCAGACTCAGCTGCAGAGCTTCTAGAGCTTTATTCATCTTGGCCTTCACTGAGCAGCATGTGGAGGAAAAGCAAAAGGTAATGGACTGGGATGCTTTGAAACCAAAAGAACATTTGTGATTTCTTTAGAAGCCTCACCCAGCAGGTCAGTGATGGCGGTATAGATGTCGGCCATGTGTTGTGGCAGCAGTGGAGGTTTGTTTGCATTGCTGTAGTGTTTTACCAGGGTCTCATACAGCAGCATCTTACACTGGGCCAAGCTGCTTGGGGAGAGAGAAATCTGATCATCACTGCTGTGACCTGAAGAAGACAAATTGATGCCATCATAGTGCAACATTAACACACAGGAAACGCATGTGCGAAAGAATAAAAACTCTGCTTTTATGCATGTGTCTTATGCTACATCTCCAGAAACTTGCCCCCTTGTTGAAAGCTGGTAGCCGCTGCTTCTGGCTCCAGGTTGTGGTCGTCTATGGGGACACAGTGTGGCAGCTCTCTGCTCAGCTCCACCACTGGCTGGTCAGGTAGGAAATCTAAACAGTCCAGAGCTGCACAGAGCCACTGATCCTCTCTGACCAAAACATGACAACACATATGTTGATTTATGCAGATGAGAAACCTAATGAGGTCAATTCTGTAACATTTTTCAgtctgtttaaaaaataaaataataataaatgatttaaagGTCCAgcattatgctatttttcacccatcgcCGTTTGTTCTAACAACCCCAAcaacacagtatttgaggtttattttcccaaactcgcctgttttatGGAGTTTCgaccctctgaaaagtcactttcagaacgctcctaaaaacaggctgttatTTGGGTCTTCaagcatatgcatgagtaggcgtgcTGTTGCATGAGTGGGTGTACtgttgctgtgataaacacacacgctgaagcagcgtgtgtgtttatcagagcaacagcagcagtaaatcactAACTGTCTTTCTTTCCCTCCGCACCTCACTAATGTTGATTACTTAACCAAAAAGTAATTGCTCAGAAAGCTGGGGTAATAGATGTAAAACATATATAGACCCATTAATCAAATTACAAAAGAGAGCATTAAGAATAACACATAAAGTGTAATTACGGACACCTACtaacaaactgtttaaaaaatctaGAACAATAAAACTTATGGATATAGTAAGATTAAAAGTGTAAGAGATTGTGTTTCgagtaagaaataaaagcctTCCTTTCAGTATTAtatcactttttaaacaaaaagaagaaaaatacaactaaagaggggtttatatttttgaacaaagtaaatatagaacaaatgttaaaagaagATGCGTTTCTGTTAATGGTGTGAACGTGTGGAACGATTTTGAGGATGACTTTAAGTTAATGAGTTCATTcgattctttaaaaaacaaaatgctttGCACCTATTGAAACATAAGTTGATAAGCTGATGAATAGCACTGTTATTGATTTGTTcctattggtttttttttttatatataacgCTGTTGTTACTGCTTCAGCCCAttccatttttggttgtttagatgaatgtttattctttgtattgaaTTGTATATGTTGGATGACagccaagaacaaataaatatcaatcaatcaaaaaaatccatctatatactgtatatgggtGGCATACATCAACTACACTAAATGAAATACATGCACAGCGACGACAAAGCAATAGGAATAATACATTGAAGCATGTCTTACTGTGAATCCTTGAAGGCTTTCAGGATCTGTCTGTCCAGATGATTACTGCTGCATATCAGCTGTGGGTTGGTGTGTAATGGCAGCACAGTTACTGGAGAAGCAGGCTTTTGGCTGCACTGGAGCACCCCATCCAGCAGTGGGAGGTCCACAAGGTTTAACAGCCTGAGCAGTGTGTGCTCCTGCCACACTTCATCCACCACTGGGAGAAAGAAGAACACGTATTCTGTCACATATTGTCAGAAATCTCCTAAAATTGTGATGAATAGTGAATTATTTGATGAAAAAGGGGAAAAGTGAGTCCTCTGGTGGCTGGCCTGGCTTACGTGACTGTGGTAGAATTGCATCTGTGTGGGATCGGTTTGGACTCAGACTGTCTACCAGAGGTTCCACTGACAGCTTAGTAGAGACTACAGTCTTCATAGGGTTGGTATGGGTGGGTGAGGGGGTGAGGTGAAGCAGCTCCACATGTGGCCCAGTGGGACATGTTTGCTCCATCtgcctgaaaaacaaaataaaacagtcaGTATATAGAAGTATGAGAGAGTTTAAGACCATGATGATGTTTCGTCATCTGGTACAAACCaagtaaaaattattttataaaattataGTGACactaaaaggggaaaaaaagctaCAGATTATGGCCTAGAGCAGATATTTGTAACTGGCAGCACACGGTCTGGTGTTGTGAAGCCCTGAGAATAAAAGcatataatgactccaaaaaaatacaaaatgataggaaaaaaacagctaaattatacaaaatgactaaaagatATACAAATTCAGAGGAAAAACTGCataaatgatacaaaatgactcaataaaccatacaaaattacaaaaaaatgaacaaaggtaaaacaaaaatagacaaattagctgtaaaaacaaacaagactaCCTGTaccacaaatgcaaaaaaataactaaataaaataccaaaaatattcaaatagacaccaaaaatagacagaaatgactccaaaaacacatgattacagaaatacacaaaattactgcaaaaacacacaaaaggacaacatttaaaaaaaaaatgacaacaaaaatacacaaattatctCTTAAAACACAGGagactataaatatatatatatatatatatatatatatatatatatatatatatatatatataaatagaaaa
This genomic window from Gouania willdenowi chromosome 6, fGouWil2.1, whole genome shotgun sequence contains:
- the LOC114465140 gene encoding DEP domain-containing protein 7-like → MSTIKERAAALNLAQKLCVRPLAISVATKPAQASSIWSALIAHLRSTVTVKRRRVHLKSHSDCFLGSEAVDVLEQQISHVRGANVSRDKVVCVCQALLECNVFDAVGTKVFGKDKKRDAFQDSKSSLYRFVAGCTPSVDELERGPLGNGIQKLFCSAEPDRQMEQTCPTGPHVELLHLTPSPTHTNPMKTVVSTKLSVEPLVDSLSPNRSHTDAILPQSLVDEVWQEHTLLRLLNLVDLPLLDGVLQCSQKPASPVTVLPLHTNPQLICSSNHLDRQILKAFKDSQEDQWLCAALDCLDFLPDQPVVELSRELPHCVPYDGINLSSSGHSSDDQISLSPSSLAQCKMLLYETLVKHYSNANKPPLLPQHMADIYTAITDLLVKAKMNKALEALQLSLKLLPHSYREELRRLLRFMSLAADPKEMKVDQEVENRLVVNRAFSRAILHSKVLSKQSEDLLLVFMLSNITEIFKIPGALHKEVSEKLASLVQGKQPDVAGRPFSQQISSRTYTDSTKKTTKEELWNLLDNIHLDPNMSTKERKKLLRQFNQAHPQIFHQYFGDTAASVI